One Lacunisphaera limnophila DNA window includes the following coding sequences:
- a CDS encoding molybdopterin oxidoreductase family protein, with the protein MNTLDDLLHARTGPMTSELVQRPGDFGLGQLPARLAPAGTAKSICGYCSTGCSLQIHLNAAGEAINLTPDPDHPVNLGMACPKGWESLAPLAAPDRCTTPLLRDATGVLQPVTWPEALAVFTDRLKAIQAQHGPGSVAVLSTGQIMTEEMALLGALTKFGMGIADLDSNTRQCMATSHVAYKQSYGFDAPPFTYADFEESDVLVFVGANPCIAHPIMWQRVMRNRRQPTLIVVDPRRTETAMAATLHLPAYPKSDLTLLYGLAREVIRRGAVDAAFVAAHTTGFAAFATFVEAFTPARVSAETGLSTADLDRAAAAICRPGARVSYWWTMGVNQSHQATRTAQALINLSLMAGQIGKPGTGANSITGQCNAMGSRLFGNATSLVGGYDFANAAHRTHVAGILGIDAALIPAQPSRAYDRILDAVETGEIRALWIIATNTAHSWINSGKFARLRDQLDFLVVQDMYATTETAQQADLVLPAAGWGEKQGVFINSERRLGYARKVARAPGLALSDFSIFKLVAEAWGCGPLFTRWSSPAAALQILKDLSRGQPCDFTGIRDHDHIEEQGGIQWPYPDSTFCRAGSPNPAAPEAGFGDPAVPPPDRERRLFADGQFPTPDGRARFLFDEPAPLPEPVDAAYPFLLNTGRGSSAQWHTGSRTDKSAVLRQLAPTVPWIEIHPTDATALGLSTGQTVAIRSRRGETTALAVVTPIVQPRQVFMPMHFPEVNRLTFPAYDPHSRQPAYKACAVSLASVNDSSA; encoded by the coding sequence ATGAACACCCTCGACGATCTCCTGCACGCCCGTACCGGGCCAATGACGAGCGAGCTCGTGCAACGCCCCGGCGACTTCGGCCTCGGCCAGCTCCCCGCTCGACTCGCGCCCGCCGGTACGGCCAAATCCATCTGCGGCTACTGCAGCACCGGGTGCTCGCTGCAGATCCACCTAAACGCCGCGGGCGAAGCCATCAACCTCACCCCGGACCCGGACCACCCGGTCAACCTGGGCATGGCCTGCCCGAAAGGCTGGGAGTCCCTCGCCCCGCTCGCGGCCCCCGACCGCTGCACCACCCCGTTGCTCCGCGACGCCACCGGCGTCCTCCAACCCGTCACCTGGCCCGAGGCCCTCGCCGTTTTCACCGACCGCCTGAAGGCCATCCAAGCCCAACACGGTCCGGGCTCGGTCGCCGTCCTCAGCACCGGCCAGATCATGACCGAGGAAATGGCCCTGCTCGGCGCGCTGACGAAGTTCGGCATGGGCATCGCCGACCTCGACAGCAATACGCGTCAGTGCATGGCCACCTCGCACGTGGCCTACAAGCAGTCCTATGGTTTCGACGCCCCGCCCTTCACCTACGCTGACTTCGAAGAAAGCGATGTCCTGGTCTTTGTCGGCGCCAACCCCTGCATCGCCCACCCGATCATGTGGCAACGCGTGATGCGAAACCGGCGCCAGCCCACCCTCATCGTCGTCGACCCGCGCCGCACGGAAACCGCCATGGCCGCGACCCTGCACCTGCCCGCCTACCCCAAGAGCGACCTCACCCTGCTCTACGGCCTCGCCCGCGAGGTCATCCGCCGGGGCGCCGTGGACGCGGCCTTCGTCGCCGCGCACACCACGGGCTTCGCCGCCTTCGCCACCTTCGTCGAAGCCTTCACCCCGGCCCGCGTCAGCGCCGAAACCGGCCTGTCGACCGCGGATTTAGACCGGGCCGCGGCCGCGATCTGCCGCCCGGGCGCCCGCGTTTCCTACTGGTGGACGATGGGCGTGAACCAAAGCCACCAGGCCACCCGCACCGCCCAGGCCCTCATCAACCTCTCGCTCATGGCCGGACAGATCGGGAAACCCGGCACCGGCGCCAACTCGATCACCGGCCAGTGCAATGCCATGGGCTCGCGTCTCTTTGGCAACGCGACCTCGCTCGTCGGCGGTTACGACTTCGCCAATGCGGCCCATCGCACCCATGTCGCCGGCATCCTCGGGATCGACGCGGCCCTGATCCCCGCGCAACCCAGTCGCGCCTATGACCGCATCCTCGACGCCGTCGAGACCGGCGAGATTCGCGCCCTCTGGATCATCGCCACCAACACCGCGCATTCCTGGATCAACTCAGGCAAATTCGCCCGCCTGCGTGACCAGCTCGATTTCCTCGTGGTGCAAGACATGTACGCCACGACCGAGACCGCCCAGCAGGCCGACCTCGTGCTGCCCGCCGCCGGCTGGGGCGAGAAGCAGGGCGTGTTCATCAACAGCGAGCGCCGCCTCGGCTACGCCCGGAAGGTCGCCCGGGCTCCCGGCCTGGCCCTCAGCGATTTCTCGATCTTCAAGCTCGTGGCCGAGGCTTGGGGCTGCGGCCCGCTGTTCACCCGCTGGTCGTCGCCCGCCGCCGCGCTGCAAATCCTGAAGGACCTCTCCCGCGGCCAGCCCTGCGACTTCACCGGCATCCGCGACCACGACCACATCGAGGAACAAGGAGGCATCCAGTGGCCCTATCCGGATTCTACTTTTTGTAGGGCGGGATCGCCGAATCCCGCCGCGCCCGAGGCGGGGTTCGGCGACCCCGCCGTACCCCCACCCGACCGCGAGCGCCGCCTTTTTGCCGACGGCCAATTCCCCACCCCTGATGGACGCGCCCGGTTCCTCTTCGACGAGCCCGCGCCGCTGCCGGAGCCGGTCGACGCCGCCTACCCGTTCCTCCTGAACACCGGCCGCGGCTCCTCCGCCCAATGGCACACCGGTTCGCGCACGGACAAGAGCGCCGTCCTCCGCCAACTCGCCCCCACCGTGCCGTGGATCGAGATCCATCCCACCGACGCCACCGCCCTCGGCCTCAGCACCGGCCAGACGGTCGCCATCCGCTCCCGTCGCGGTGAGACCACCGCGCTGGCGGTCGTCACTCCCATCGTGCAACCGCGCCAGGTCTTCATGCCAATGCATTTCCCGGAAGTGAACCGCCTCACCTTCCCCGCGTACGATCCCCACTCCCGCCAACCAGCCTACAAAGCCTGCGCGGTATCATTGGCTTCGGTGAATGATAGTTCAGCCTGA
- a CDS encoding MOSC domain-containing protein — protein MPLTLTTVLSLNRIFISEGHSFFGRHGLGSLNHPVREVPQIECIAGRGLKGDRFFDHQPDYKGQVTLFSTEVFAELRAAVNLPEASPAALRRNLLVTGADLNELIGAEFELQGVRLLGTEECRPCYWMDEALGPGAEAWLRGRGGLRCRILSDGWLRAQPAR, from the coding sequence ATGCCCCTGACCCTAACCACCGTGCTGAGCCTGAACCGGATTTTCATTTCCGAGGGACACAGTTTTTTCGGCCGGCATGGCCTGGGTTCACTCAACCATCCCGTCCGGGAGGTGCCACAGATCGAGTGTATCGCCGGCCGCGGCCTTAAGGGCGACCGTTTCTTCGACCACCAACCCGACTACAAGGGTCAGGTCACCCTTTTCTCCACCGAGGTGTTCGCTGAACTTCGCGCCGCCGTGAATCTGCCTGAGGCCAGTCCCGCCGCCCTTCGGCGCAACCTGCTGGTGACCGGCGCCGACCTGAACGAACTCATCGGGGCGGAATTCGAACTGCAGGGCGTGCGGCTCCTCGGCACCGAGGAATGCCGTCCCTGCTATTGGATGGACGAGGCCCTCGGCCCCGGCGCCGAGGCCTGGCTGAGAGGCCGCGGCGGCCTGCGGTGCCGGATCCTGTCCGACGGCTGGCTGCGGGCCCAGCCCGCCCGGTAG
- the mobA gene encoding molybdenum cofactor guanylyltransferase — translation MIPANQLTGAVLAGGHSRRMGRDKATLAHEGRPLWERQAAVLRDAGCAFVGVVRQPGQAPLGLPEPVLLWHDAVADAGPLAGLHAALSSSRTLLVAVLAVDMPRIDAWWYHWLGSYCGSNIGAVACRPDGSYEPLAAIYPRTALVEATARLAGPDRSLQALAGALMTRHLLRSVPLPEGELWRVANWNTPADRVSGPDPHPESSPLA, via the coding sequence ATGATCCCCGCCAATCAACTCACCGGCGCCGTGCTCGCGGGCGGACATTCCCGCCGCATGGGCCGCGACAAGGCCACGCTCGCCCACGAGGGCCGGCCGCTGTGGGAGCGCCAGGCCGCCGTGCTGCGCGACGCCGGGTGCGCGTTCGTCGGGGTCGTCCGTCAGCCGGGCCAGGCGCCGCTCGGTCTGCCCGAACCGGTGTTGCTCTGGCACGATGCGGTCGCCGACGCCGGCCCGCTCGCCGGCTTGCACGCCGCGCTGAGTTCCTCCCGCACGCTCCTCGTCGCCGTGCTCGCGGTCGACATGCCGCGCATCGATGCCTGGTGGTACCACTGGCTGGGCAGCTACTGCGGCAGCAACATCGGGGCCGTGGCCTGCCGGCCCGACGGCAGCTATGAACCGCTCGCGGCGATTTACCCCCGCACCGCGCTCGTCGAGGCCACCGCGCGCTTGGCCGGCCCCGACCGCTCCCTGCAGGCCCTGGCCGGGGCCCTGATGACCCGTCATCTCCTGCGCAGTGTGCCGCTGCCCGAGGGCGAACTCTGGCGCGTGGCCAACTGGAACACGCCCGCCGACCGCGTCAGCGGGCCGGATCCACACCCGGAGTCGTCTCCGTTGGCGTGA